Proteins encoded in a region of the Bacillus sp. T3 genome:
- a CDS encoding response regulator transcription factor, producing the protein MDPNTILRKVAIRGEKVTTSIVIIDDHQLFREGVKSILEFEPTFKVVAEGQDGQEAVALIDTYTPDVVIMDINMPNTNGIDATRQLIEKNPDTKIIILSFQDDEYHVMQALKTGASGYLLKEMDADMLIEAIKVVAAGGSFLHPKVTHNLVNEYRRLVAASVESVEVRPSTYFANEIRRPLHLLTRRECEVLQLLTDGKSNRGIGETLFISEKTVKNHVSNILQKMNVNDRTQAVVVAIKNGWVEVR; encoded by the coding sequence ATGGATCCAAATACCATTTTAAGGAAAGTTGCGATAAGGGGAGAAAAAGTGACAACAAGTATTGTAATTATTGACGACCATCAGTTATTTAGAGAAGGTGTAAAAAGCATACTCGAATTCGAGCCAACATTTAAGGTTGTAGCAGAGGGTCAAGATGGACAAGAAGCCGTTGCTTTGATTGATACATATACACCAGATGTTGTCATCATGGATATAAATATGCCAAATACAAATGGAATTGATGCAACTAGACAGCTAATTGAAAAAAATCCAGATACGAAGATCATTATTTTATCATTTCAAGATGATGAATATCACGTGATGCAAGCATTAAAGACTGGAGCAAGCGGCTATTTATTGAAAGAAATGGATGCAGACATGCTAATTGAAGCTATAAAGGTTGTTGCAGCTGGCGGAAGCTTTCTTCATCCGAAGGTGACACATAATCTTGTGAATGAATATCGGCGCCTTGTTGCAGCTAGTGTTGAAAGCGTTGAAGTCCGACCTTCTACATACTTTGCTAATGAAATTCGCCGTCCGTTACACTTATTAACGCGCCGGGAATGCGAGGTACTCCAGCTACTGACTGATGGGAAAAGCAATCGAGGTATTGGTGAAACTTTATTTATTAGTGAAAAAACAGTCAAAAACCATGTGAGTAATATTTTACAAAAAATGAATGTAAACGACCGAACACAGGCTGTAGTTGTGGCCATTAAAAATGGATGGGTTGAGGTGCGCTAG
- a CDS encoding DegV family protein, protein MKIAVVTDSTAYIQKDILEKLQIKMISLNVIFGNEVYQEEKELGPEDFYRIVKDRELPTTSQPPIGEFVELFESLSKEYDAVISIHLSSGISGTYQGAVTAGTMVDGIKVYPFDSEISCMVQGFYVIEAAKMALAGSSPEEIMTRLNEMKQDVRAYFMVDDLSHLQRGGRLSSAQAFIGSLLQVKPLLHFEDKKIVPFEKIRTKRRAMKRIEELLKEAVNDGAQYEAVIIHANNEEEAQVWRAELEPQLPNVDFTISYFGAVIGTHLGEGAMGLGWSKKS, encoded by the coding sequence ATGAAAATTGCAGTTGTAACGGATAGTACAGCATATATACAGAAAGACATTCTAGAAAAGCTTCAGATAAAAATGATTTCATTAAATGTAATTTTCGGTAATGAGGTTTATCAGGAAGAGAAAGAGCTTGGGCCTGAGGACTTTTATCGAATTGTAAAGGATCGTGAGCTGCCCACTACCTCGCAGCCTCCGATTGGTGAATTTGTTGAGCTATTTGAATCGCTATCAAAGGAGTACGATGCCGTCATTAGTATCCATCTTTCCAGTGGAATAAGTGGCACGTATCAAGGGGCGGTGACCGCTGGCACGATGGTTGATGGAATTAAAGTATATCCATTCGACTCAGAGATTAGCTGTATGGTGCAGGGCTTTTATGTGATTGAAGCCGCAAAAATGGCACTTGCAGGCAGCAGTCCCGAAGAAATTATGACACGCTTAAATGAAATGAAGCAAGATGTACGTGCGTATTTCATGGTTGATGATTTATCGCATTTGCAGCGTGGCGGGCGTCTTTCCAGTGCCCAAGCCTTTATTGGTAGCTTGCTACAGGTTAAGCCATTGCTTCATTTTGAGGACAAAAAAATAGTTCCGTTTGAAAAAATTCGCACGAAACGGCGGGCAATGAAACGAATTGAAGAATTGTTAAAGGAAGCTGTTAATGATGGTGCACAGTACGAAGCAGTCATTATTCACGCCAATAATGAGGAAGAGGCACAAGTATGGCGGGCCGAGCTTGAACCACAACTGCCGAATGTAGACTTTACCATTAGCTACTTCGGTGCCGTCATCGGAACCCACCTCGGCGAAGGCGCAATGGGCCTAGGCTGGTCCAAAAAATCTTGA
- a CDS encoding MraY family glycosyltransferase → MLYFTLFLCFCASIFLTPFVKKLAFKIGATDKPNQRKVHQKIMPRLGGLAIYISFLIGIIIIQPSENFHLPLLNPTGAGHLHLAIILGSLIIILTGALDDVKEISPKVKLFGQILASFVVVVLGDVKVDFINLPFSGGELNFGMLSIPITMVWIIGITNAINLIDGLDGLAAGVSTIALLTISGMAYMMGNPYVMVVALIAAVSSLGFLVYNFHPAKIFMGDTGALFLGFLISVLSLLGFKNVTFISLIIPVIILGVPISDTFFAIIRRLVNKQPLSAPDKSHLHHCLLRAGYSHKQTVLLIYAMSAIFGLAAFIFSQATIRGSVLILLTILIIIELFVEKIGLVREDYKPLLKLLRGLRPINMRDK, encoded by the coding sequence ATGTTGTATTTTACTTTGTTCCTGTGTTTTTGTGCTTCGATCTTCCTCACACCGTTTGTAAAAAAATTAGCTTTTAAAATTGGCGCAACTGACAAACCCAATCAGCGTAAAGTTCATCAAAAAATAATGCCACGCTTGGGCGGGTTGGCTATATATATTAGTTTCTTGATTGGTATTATTATTATTCAGCCAAGTGAAAATTTCCATTTGCCACTGTTAAATCCAACAGGAGCAGGACATCTTCATCTAGCGATCATATTAGGAAGTTTAATCATCATCCTGACAGGTGCTTTAGATGATGTAAAAGAAATATCTCCTAAAGTAAAATTATTTGGTCAAATTCTAGCATCGTTCGTGGTCGTGGTTCTTGGTGATGTTAAGGTTGACTTCATCAACCTCCCTTTTAGTGGCGGAGAACTAAACTTCGGTATGTTAAGTATCCCTATTACAATGGTGTGGATAATCGGTATCACAAACGCAATTAATTTAATTGATGGATTAGATGGATTAGCAGCTGGTGTATCAACAATAGCTCTCCTTACTATATCTGGAATGGCCTATATGATGGGGAATCCATACGTAATGGTTGTTGCATTAATTGCTGCTGTATCAAGTCTTGGATTCCTAGTTTATAATTTCCATCCAGCTAAAATTTTTATGGGAGACACAGGAGCATTATTTCTTGGTTTCTTAATCAGTGTTCTTTCATTACTCGGCTTCAAAAACGTTACGTTCATTTCCTTAATTATTCCTGTCATTATATTAGGAGTGCCAATCTCGGATACATTCTTCGCGATTATAAGAAGATTGGTCAATAAGCAGCCTCTATCTGCACCAGATAAATCGCATTTACACCATTGCTTATTGCGTGCTGGTTATTCACATAAGCAAACAGTATTGCTCATATATGCAATGAGTGCCATTTTTGGACTTGCGGCCTTTATCTTTTCACAAGCAACGATTCGTGGCTCGGTTTTGATTTTACTTACAATTTTGATTATCATTGAGTTGTTTGTTGAGAAGATTGGACTTGTTAGAGAAGATTATAAACCGTTGTTAAAATTGTTAAGAGGCTTAAGACCGATCAATATGAGGGATAAATAA
- a CDS encoding DUF6056 family protein, producing MKRHFQSMSTKIIFALFLLFLILQHQYIYLYFDDYGHASLSYGKVIPNVNGTNFNFEQFIAWISWYYMEWGGRVVYYFLFLIPLLSKSISLFMFIQSIILFFIFFYMYKIIQIFSEKFCPLITIISLITLFGLISIDLLKESVYWASASVCYIWSLLPLLMGIYYFINASRNKESNINKWESILISGLFFFAASSFEQSGAAALVFVISYTLFSLIKGKKVSLKLVIPSFFFSLLGVSIQYLSPGNYQRMKLMHADFLELSFLDKLRSGVPSIVNYIFDPRISIFIVILSILSIASIVFYCKHSGKRFCYLLCAMPILYLINIYFGFEMDISFKYLLFAILSISLLLFLSEIDEVVPLFITIYSSIFCLVLSPVLQLRSLVFFLILLFIPIVIVLNNIFMLISNKNRVLFLIVMIAFMTISFNNYKNNFIGYKVNYEYAMENHRLLTSANRTGNIDKIQLYRYPMDLYREPMPYDESTAYSKYWLTQYYDLPETIEIEWVQPSIE from the coding sequence ATGAAAAGGCATTTTCAGAGTATGAGTACTAAAATTATTTTTGCTTTGTTTTTATTATTTTTGATTTTACAACACCAATACATTTATCTTTATTTTGATGATTACGGTCATGCTTCGTTAAGTTATGGCAAAGTGATACCAAATGTTAACGGGACAAACTTTAATTTTGAACAGTTTATTGCATGGATATCTTGGTACTATATGGAGTGGGGTGGAAGAGTTGTTTATTATTTCCTTTTCCTAATTCCGTTATTGTCTAAATCTATCTCGTTGTTTATGTTTATTCAATCAATTATTCTCTTTTTTATATTTTTTTATATGTATAAAATCATTCAAATATTTAGTGAAAAATTCTGTCCGCTAATTACTATAATTAGTTTAATTACATTATTTGGATTAATATCAATTGATTTATTAAAAGAATCCGTATATTGGGCATCTGCATCTGTATGCTATATTTGGTCATTACTTCCTTTGTTAATGGGGATTTATTATTTTATTAATGCTTCAAGAAATAAAGAATCAAACATTAATAAGTGGGAGTCAATACTAATATCAGGTTTATTCTTTTTTGCAGCTTCTTCATTTGAACAATCTGGAGCAGCAGCACTAGTTTTTGTAATATCTTATACATTATTTTCATTAATAAAAGGAAAAAAGGTGTCCTTAAAATTAGTTATTCCCTCATTTTTCTTTTCTCTACTTGGTGTGTCAATCCAATATCTTTCTCCAGGAAATTACCAACGCATGAAATTAATGCATGCTGATTTTTTGGAATTATCCTTTTTGGATAAACTTAGAAGTGGGGTTCCTAGTATCGTAAATTATATTTTTGACCCCAGGATATCCATTTTTATTGTTATATTAAGCATTTTATCTATCGCTTCGATCGTATTTTATTGTAAGCACAGTGGAAAACGTTTTTGTTATCTGTTATGTGCGATGCCAATTCTTTATCTTATTAATATATACTTCGGTTTTGAAATGGATATCTCATTTAAGTATTTGCTATTTGCTATATTGTCCATCTCTTTGTTACTTTTTTTATCTGAAATTGATGAGGTTGTTCCTTTATTCATTACTATTTATTCATCGATTTTTTGTTTAGTCTTGTCACCAGTCCTTCAACTAAGATCGTTAGTTTTCTTTTTGATTTTACTTTTTATTCCTATAGTTATTGTTTTGAACAATATTTTTATGCTGATTTCTAATAAAAATAGAGTGCTGTTCCTCATTGTAATGATTGCTTTTATGACTATTTCATTCAATAATTATAAAAATAACTTTATTGGTTACAAAGTAAATTATGAATATGCTATGGAGAATCATCGTTTACTTACTTCGGCTAATAGAACTGGAAATATAGATAAAATCCAATTGTATAGATATCCCATGGACTTATATAGAGAGCCAATGCCATATGATGAATCAACAGCATATTCAAAATACTGGTTAACTCAATATTACGACCTACCCGAAACTATTGAGATTGAATGGGTTCAGCCATCTATTGAATAA
- the rfbD gene encoding dTDP-4-dehydrorhamnose reductase: MKFVITGVKGQLGYDLVKQLSGANHEVIGIDREELDITDESAVLAYIEEVKPDAILHCAAFTNVDAAEEQKDAAYAVNALGPKYLAQAASKVGAKMVYVSTDYVFNGSASEPYEPDQATDPLGVYGETKLAGEEFVKQYLDNYFIVRTAWVYGINGHNFVKTMLRLGEERGEVGVVHDQIGSPTYTVDLAAFMIELVQSEKYGIYHATNEGVCSWYEFAVEIFKQAGMDVKVNPLTSDQFPRPAARPSYSVLSKKKIAEQGFTPLRDWKEALAAYLTELN; this comes from the coding sequence ATGAAATTTGTAATTACAGGTGTTAAAGGACAATTAGGCTATGATTTAGTGAAACAATTGTCTGGAGCAAATCATGAAGTCATTGGTATCGATCGAGAAGAACTGGATATTACAGATGAGTCAGCGGTGTTAGCCTACATCGAAGAAGTAAAGCCAGATGCAATTCTTCATTGCGCTGCATTTACAAATGTCGATGCTGCGGAAGAGCAAAAGGATGCTGCCTATGCAGTTAATGCTTTAGGACCAAAATATCTTGCACAAGCAGCAAGCAAGGTTGGCGCAAAAATGGTCTATGTTAGTACAGATTACGTCTTCAATGGTTCTGCTTCTGAACCATATGAGCCAGACCAAGCAACAGATCCGCTAGGCGTTTATGGGGAAACAAAGCTTGCTGGTGAAGAATTTGTTAAGCAATACTTAGACAACTACTTCATTGTCCGTACAGCATGGGTGTATGGCATTAACGGTCATAACTTCGTGAAGACGATGCTTCGTCTTGGTGAAGAGCGCGGTGAAGTCGGTGTGGTTCACGATCAAATCGGTTCACCAACCTACACAGTGGATTTAGCTGCATTTATGATTGAATTAGTTCAATCAGAGAAGTACGGAATTTACCACGCTACAAACGAGGGTGTATGCTCTTGGTATGAGTTTGCAGTAGAAATTTTCAAGCAGGCTGGAATGGATGTAAAGGTTAATCCATTAACTTCAGATCAATTCCCACGTCCTGCAGCACGCCCAAGCTATTCGGTTTTAAGCAAGAAGAAAATTGCAGAACAAGGCTTTACACCTTTACGTGATTGGAAAGAAGCATTAGCTGCATATTTAACTGAACTAAATTAA
- a CDS encoding YigZ family protein, whose product MLPQYLTVKERGEHEIVIQKSRFIAHVARAENEEQAQAFIQSIKKQHWNATHNCSAYLIGENDQIQKANDDGEPSGTAGVPILEVLKKRKLKDTVVVITRYFGGIKLGAGGLIRAYGKATTEGLSATGIVERRLMRIMHTTVDYTWLGKLENELRSSVYEIKEIHYLDKVEIEAFVEEGDIQTFVDWMVELTNGQGGIVKGELLYKEKEI is encoded by the coding sequence ATGTTACCTCAATATCTAACGGTGAAAGAGCGTGGTGAGCATGAAATCGTGATTCAAAAGTCTCGATTTATTGCCCATGTTGCTAGAGCAGAAAACGAGGAACAGGCTCAAGCATTTATCCAAAGCATCAAAAAACAGCACTGGAATGCCACTCATAATTGTTCTGCTTATTTAATTGGGGAAAATGATCAAATCCAAAAAGCAAATGATGATGGCGAGCCAAGCGGTACAGCTGGCGTTCCCATATTAGAGGTGTTAAAAAAACGGAAGCTTAAAGATACAGTAGTCGTGATTACCCGTTATTTTGGCGGCATTAAACTAGGGGCCGGCGGTCTTATTCGCGCCTATGGCAAAGCCACAACCGAAGGTCTCTCAGCAACCGGCATCGTTGAACGACGGTTAATGCGAATCATGCATACTACTGTCGATTACACATGGCTCGGCAAGCTAGAAAATGAGCTTCGTTCTTCCGTATATGAAATAAAAGAAATCCACTATCTCGATAAGGTTGAAATTGAAGCTTTTGTCGAAGAAGGTGACATCCAAACCTTTGTGGACTGGATGGTGGAACTAACAAATGGACAAGGGGGCATCGTAAAGGGAGAGCTATTATATAAAGAAAAAGAAATTTGA